A window of Quercus robur chromosome 12, dhQueRobu3.1, whole genome shotgun sequence genomic DNA:
CCCAATCCCACTCTTGTTTTCCTGCCTGAAAATCGCACcgtcaaaatttattttgaaacatCTCACATCAGGTGGCTTCCACTTCGTTCTCTGTCATGGCATGGTTGCTGGTTTGGCTGGAATTGTGGCACTGTATTCATTAAGTTTTTCCTTCGCCTGGACTTCGATCAGGTCCGATGGACAACAAGGTTTGTTAAGCCGAACCTGGTTCCGTTGATGCCACAAGCCCCATGTCATCATCACAAAGAATTCCGGGTTGCCATGGTTGTTGAGTATCCACGATAATAGCTCCTTGAAATCTAAGGGGCTTAAATTTTGGCAGCCATTCCACTCCGAAGACGTCCAAGCCGACCTGATCTTGCTGCAAGACCACAgtgtgtgtaatgttgtttcCTCCTCCATCAAACATCGTTCGCACCGGCCATTTTCCGTAATGTGACGCCGTTTCAAGTTTGCTTTCATGGGGATTGACTCACGGCAAGCTCTCCACATAAAGCTTTTTATCTTATTTGGAACTCTCAAATCCCATATACTGTGCCAGAATTTTCTGTCCTCCACCTGTGCTTCCACCACCCCTGAAAATTCAGCCTCACACTTCAAAAATCTGTAACCAaatttgcaattatatttcccTGTTTGAGTCCACAGCCAAAACAGTCTATCTTCAGTAGGAAATCTTGAAAGCGAAATTGATTTTATGAGATCAGCTTCCTCAGGAACAAAAAGGCCATTAATAACATCTTCATCCCAAGTCCTAGAGTCTTCATTGATGAGTTTGTCAACCGTGGCTTCCTCCCATCCTTCTAGAACAGGTGATAAAATTCTGGCAGGTGGTTCAGATGGTAACCATGCATGATGCCACACCTTAACTTTTTGCCCATCACCTATTCTCCAACATGCCCCCCGTTTGATCACATCTCATCCTTGGAGTATGCTTTTCCAAGCATATGAACCTTGACTAGATTCTGCTGCCTTCATTATTGTGCAATTTGGAAAGAATTGAGATTTGAAGACCTTGTAGAGTAGGGAGTTTTTATCCTCCATCAACCTCCAAGCTTGTTTAGCCAAGAGGGAGTCATTGTGAAAGGCTAAATCACGAAATCCCATACCGCCCTCCCTTTTGGCTTTTGTCAACTCTTCCCATTTTAGCCAATGAATCTTTCGTTTCTCCCCTtgttgtccccaccaaaacttcctaACCATCACCCCAATTTCATTGCACAACCCCAAAGGTAATTTGAAGAAACCCATTGCATACGTAGGTATGGCTTGGATGACCGCCTTAATAAGCACCTCCCTTCCGGCTTGGGAAAGGAGTTTTCCTTACCATCCTTGCAACTTCCTCCACACTCTCTCTTTAAGATAGTTGAAACTTGCTTTCTTTCCTCTTCCGGTCAAAGATGGCAACCCCAAGTATTTTTCATAGTGGTGGATTTCACGGACCCCCAAAATGCCTTTGATGATTTGGCGGTTTGCTTCAGTAACTGCTTTGCTAAAGAATAATGTTGTCTTCTCCCTATTTAACTTTTGACCAAAGACTTCTTCATACAATGATAGAAGTTCCAACACTTTGCTGCATTCTTTAGAATTGGCCCTATAAAAAAGaaggctatcatctgcaaaaaaacaAGTAGGTTAGTTTGGGTTCGTTTGGGTCCTCTTTTGCACAAATTGAATCCATGGATGTCACCATTACTTGTTGCCCTATTTATAAGGTCATGAAGGCCCTCGCTGCATAGGAGGAAGAGAAAAGGAGAGAGGGGATCTCCTTGTCTAAGGCCTCTTGATGGGTGAATCAAACCCTTTGGTTCTCTATTCACTAGTATAGAGTAGGTGACAAATCGCACACACACCATAATTAACCcaatctatttttcataaaaaaaaaacccatcttcCTCATCACATTTTCTAAAAACACCCATTCAACCCTATCGTAAGTTTTACTCATGTCAAACTTCAAAGCCATAAAACCCGATGCACCcgaattataatttttcatgcaGTGTAAAGTTTCGAAGGCAATAAGGATATTATCTTATATGAGGCAGCCTTTTGCAAAAGCTGATTGGTTTTCATTTATAACTGAATTGAGGAATATTTTTAGTCTATTGGCTAAGACTTttgcaaaaattttgtaaagcaCATTGCATAAACTAATAGGGCGATAATCTGACACTAAgcttgggtttttcttttttgggattaGAGTAATTAAGGTATGATTCAGTGGGTGTGGGATAGTACCTGGATTTAGCCAAGATAGCACCGAGTGAGTAACATCACCTTCAATCATAGGCCAGAAATGCTGAAAAAACAAAGGGGCCATTCCATCTAGTCCAGGTGCCTTCATTGGTGCCATTTGTTTCAAAGCTTGGATTACTTCCCATTCCTCAAATCTGCTTGTCAATTCTTGGTTCATGTCATCGGTGACCACTTGAGGAATGTGGTTTAGAGCTTCATGGTGAGTGGGCGACCTTGAGGTAGTGAACAGTTCACTATAGTAATGGATGAGGATAACTGCTACATCATTCGGCCCTTCCCTCCATACTCCATGGCTATCATTTATTCCCATAATCACATTTTTCCTATACCGATGGGAGGCACGGTTgtggaaaaattttgtatttccaTCTCCATTTTTTAGCCAAAGAATACGAGAGCGTTGATTCCACATCCTTGTTTCTCGATCCAGCAACTCATTTATCTCTCTTTGCAATTCTTTGATCCATACATTGCTTCCAGTTCTCAATGCCTCTGCTTCCTCTTCAACTAGCATGTCCCTCTTCTTTTTTAGCTCCCTCCTCATATTACCAAAGACATTATAATTCCACCATGATAAATCTTTGCCgcacttttctatttttccaagGATTTCCGTATTTGGATCTAGTGATACACATGACCTCCATGCTACTTCAACCACCTTACCACACCTACTATCAGATAGCCACATCTCCTCAAACCTAAAGGGTTTTTTATAGGATGGAGTTTCTATTCCTGTAGGGTTGATAAAGAATGGGCAATGATCCAAGGAAAGACAAGGTAAATGGTGAACTCAAGTGCCCGGAAACCTCAAGAACCATGGATTGGTTGCTAATCCATGGTCTAGTCTCTCCCAAATCGAGTGTCCATCGCTATAATGTCTACTCCAAGTGAAATATGGGCcaataaaacccaaatccatAAAACCACATTCATCTATAACATCCCAGAAAGCTTGCATTTGACTATTTTCACGGTTTACTcctcctctcttttcttcttgtctTGTAATTTTGTTATCGTCTCCTGCACACAACCAAGGAATGTGCGGCTTATCATTTAGGGTTCAAAGCTTTGTCCATGCCTCATGCCTTCTATGTGTCACTGGTTCGCCGTAGAAACCTGTGAAACGCCATTCTTGAGGTGTCTTTTTCTCAACAAGTGCATCAATACAATACTTTGATGAATCTTCCACTATGACTCAAATATCTTCCTTccacaacaaaaccaaaccaccGCCTCTATAGCCACTAGGTACTGACCATTTatttctaaaatcaaaattgcatAACACTTGATCTAACCTTGCATCGTCTGTCCATGTCTCGGCTAAAAACACAACAGCAGGATCTTTTGCCCGAGTGTAATCTCCAAGCTCCCTCACTATatgtgggttcccaagcccacgacagttccagACTAAGAGACTCATTGTGTTGGGCAGGGTTGAGCATCAACCTCCACCAACTTAGAAGAATTAATCACAACAGAAACCGCATGTTTTTTTCTTGGTAAACCATTGGGATGGGAGAGCTCCTCATAAACTCTTTTGGTTGATAGCACAAACTCAACCGTGCTTGTATTTCTATCCGTCTTGCTGGGTAAATCTGCCTTGTTCAACCTTTTCCatgacccttgttgtcatggagattgagcactcTGTGTTTCAGTTGTTGCTGCACGTGAGTTTACATGGTTGACAACCTCTAGGACTTGAGAAACCCTAGCCGCCTCCTTTCCTTCCTCACTGGTCACGTGCGCATTGATAGGAATTTTAGCAATCAATGAATCATTAACTTTGTGTGGCCCGGCCTTTAATTTTGATAGCCCCTCATCAATTTCAGCAAGCTCAAAAAGGAAAGCATCCTTGTGCACCGGTTCTTTTGATTCAAAAACGTGATTGGCTGACTTTTTGGGAGAGAATAAATGCGAACTAATTGCTAGTGGGCTGGCAGACCGTATCTCTACAGGTGGCACTTCAATATTCTTTAAAtcacctttctctctctctaattgaTTCTCCAACAGCTCTACCTGTTGATTATTCTGCTCCAAAACCATAGGTGAATTAATTGAAACAACTGTAACCAATCCCCGTAATTGATCCAATGACTGCTCCATGTTGTTCTGATCCACATCACCAGGTGTCGCTTGAGCTGCAAAGGACGTCGTGGACTTTGCCGGAGCTTGCCTTGGCTGATACGGAGCTCTTTGAGTGGTTGagcttcctttctttttatgaaaaaaaccGAGCACTGagattacatttttttgtaTACGACTCACAGGTGGAGCGCAAAGCCAAGGTCCAAATTGCTGTTCTTCAACTTTTAGGGAGCCTTCACTATCAAGCCACACCTTGCAATCCCTGTTGTCATGGTTAAGACAACCGCACCAGTAGCAAATATTGGGTAGGCGCTCATACTTGAAAGAGACCCACTTTTCTTTGCCTTGTCCAACTAACACCATTCTTCCTCGACTTAATGGACGAGTGACATCCACGCTGACTCTTACCCTCATAAAACTCCCTCCATTCATCTCCATCTCAGACTTCTGGATGACCGTGCCAACAGTACTACAAATTCCTTCCGCCACCTTTGAATTCATGAATCTCACTGGGATGTCATGTACCTGCACCCAAAACGCTGTACTACTGAATTTCAAATCCTCAATTGGCACATCCTTGTCATAGTGTTGCAGCACCAAAAGGTGCTTGTCAAAGCTCCAAGGTTCATTTGAGAGAATGGTATCCACTTCATGCTTATTGTCGAATGTGAAGAGGACTATGTGATTGCCCATATTTTTGACTTTGAAGCCATTCTTTGATCTCCACAATGGCATAAAAGTCAAAGCAATTGCTTCCATATTCAGAGCCCTTCTTGTGTAGAATTTGCCAACGATGATAAATTCTGGCGTAGCCAATTCCTCCTCAAGATCAAAAGTTGGCCCTTCTCTGTCAGAAATCAACAAACCTTTACAATGGTTTGTAAGATCATCCATGATTTCACTGTTTCCCTAAACCCCGAAAGAAAAAAACCACTAACCTTAAGGACAACTTGTTATCCTAAGGGACAGAAGCACCTACACGTAAGGACGCACTATTCTACAACCTAGTAGAAGCTCACAGAGCAACTTATGCATTCTTAATGCAATGGCATTATTATTTTGTCTTATAATCTCCACGTCCTAACCTGACCAAGTGCCCGTTTGTTTCCATGTTTTGAGCCCAAAAAGGactttttgaaaaaagctaGGCCTAAAATTGCGTTTGGTTAAGCCTAAAATTGCATTTGGTTAAAAACGCGGACTAAACGCGGAAAAATTTATGGACCTCTGagggtccataaatgaaaacacGCACTGCGCATTTGATGGGTTACCGTTGCTGATGATGGAATTACGGAAATACCCATGAAATTAATCAGTTCTCTCAACGCCTAACCTCACGCccctcatctcatctctctgcttTCCCTTTGCAAGACGCCTCCCATCTCTTCTCTCTGCTCTGCTCTACCCTCTCCGTAAGTCTCTCTGCTCTGTCTTTCTTcgtctttcttttcttcttcctcttcttcttctttctttctgtctttCTGCATGTTTATGGTTGTTTGGCCGTGGGTTTGGGTATcgctatttttgtttttagtgttcTATCTCTTTTGGTCTCATATATCTTGGGTATCGCTATTTCTGTAGTTTTGGGTATCGCTATTTCTGCGTGTTTTGGGTATTCAAAACCCGTGGGTTTGGGTATCGCTATTTCTGCGTGTTTTGGGTATTCAAAACTCATGGGTTTGGGTATCGCTATTTCTGTAGTTTTGGATTGTGGTTTGTGTTATGGGTAATGATTTTTCTGTGtgttctttgggttgatttctcatgGGTATGGGTTGGTTATAATTTCTCtgttttttgggttgatttctcatgGGTATGGGTTGGTTATAATTTCTCTGTTCTTTAGGTTGATTTCTCATGAGTATGGGTTGTTTTGATTTGGACCGAACCTGGGTTGATTCTCATGGGTCTAagttggttttgatttctctgttctttggttgatttctcatggatctgggttttgatttctcagTTATTTGAgtctgggttttgatttctcagTTATTTGAGTCTGGGTTTTGAATTTCTCTGTTCTCTATGTAGGCCATTGTCTGCAATAATATTACATGATCAGTCACGTTGCAAGTACTATGTTTATTTGTTAATGCCAAATACGTTTTGAAGGTAGAGATTTAATCAACAAAACACCAAGCAACACTGATCTGCTACCAAAAACCACCAGGTACCAACACTGATCTCCCCAAACAACCACAACCGCCGCCTCCGTCACCGATCggtaagtctctctctctccctctctctttctaaatTCCTGAAAGTTTGTATTTTAGATTTGGAAAATAATGgttgtaaaaattttcaataatattgaaattaatATGAGATTTTGTTTTCTGTTGTGATCAATTGGATATGGTGTTAGTTGGATTGTTGTGAAATTGATGTTGGTATTGTGTATTTTATACTCTCTTAGAGGCTGGTATTGTGGATTTTCTCTTCATTATGTTATATTTGTGAGATTAGCTATGTGGATTTTTTTGAACACAGCCAAAcactggaattttttttttcttgaaaatgttttcagttgaaaatattttccggcaGAAAACATTTTACATCGAAACAAATTTGACCCTTTATAGGGATTGAGCTGCTTTTGCCACTCCTTTCTTTTCATGTTATTTTCCTTGATGAGTTTCAATTATGTTCCCTTTGTTTTATCTCACTCTCCCGGAGAAAATTATCGTTGAAAGCTTCAGTTTTTCCATCATCATTGTGAAAATTATCTTAGCTATTATAGTATAATTTATGTATAAGCCTATCTGTTTAGGAAACTAGATACTTTTGATGTAAAAAACTAAGGTTGTGATTGTTTAGTTTAGAGCTAGAATTGCGAACCTAGTTTGATATGCTGCATCCTTGCACAGACTTAAGTGATTCACTCTTAAGAAATGTTTTGAAAGTTATGCTTGGATTTGTTTTATGTGTTATAGCAAAGCAGCACTGCTTTGAACTGTATGATATGGATGCGTGCTTGGATGACTCTTAGGCTAATTGCTGTATTGCAAGGGTTGCTTTTGTTGCAGTTGAAGTTCCAGTGGTTTTTGTTATTAAGGTTTAGAATGTGCACCATGACCCTTTTTTACTGGGGGCAGTATCATGAATGAAGCTgcctaaaattatttaatactcaGTGGATCtttttggatatttttgggTGTTATAAGTAAGGAATGGCAATCATGTAACTTTATTTTGTTACTAACATGCACCATGACCCTTTTTTACCAGGGGCAGTATCATGAATAAAGCTGCCTATACTTATTTAATAATAGGTGGATCTATTTGGACAATGTTGGGTGTTATATGCAAGGAAAGGCAATCATGTAACTTTATTTTGTTACTAACATGAATAAATAGTGAAGCCAGCCATCTAGGATTGAGCTCTTTACAgtcttttcatatattttttctccTTAGCTTGTCAACAATTTATGTTTGGAATTTGCATTTTGTATGAGCCCTGAAGTTTATAAGATCtattaatttatcttttctAGTCTGTCATAACCTGAATTTCcatagttttcttatttttcaagttttatggCTCTCTAAGTGTGTTGCTATTTGTCATGGTGCTTGAGTACAAGAGTTCATCATGTATGTGGCTGCTTTTGCTAGTTTCGCAATTCTAGGTTCGCAATTCTAGCTCTAAACTAGATACttttgctaagaaaatgtgtcCTTGGCCCTGTTCTAGtgtttctcagcaaccaaacagtggCTGTGATTGGTTAGGATTGTAGAGACAAAGTTTAATAatgattagtttttttgtttgcttgatTTTGTTCAATATTAGTTTCTGCACTACTAGTTAATCAAATTATAACATCAATAGGGACTAGAGAGAAGGTGGAGGTTTCAAATATTAATAGTATTGCAGTGTTTTTGTACTGTATATAGGCAGGAGGattgtttagttgtttttgcCTGTGGATGACAATGTGTATTGAGAgatttggggaaattattgAGTACCGTCtacttatttttgtttagattttgttgttatttcCGGGAATGTTCAGTTATTTCTGAAAAGCCTTTTTCTATTGTAACTACTCATTGGcttgtttttatggttttgctAATATGCTTCAACCTCACTGGTTAACTTTATAGATGGGTAAAAAACACAACTTCCAACCCCGAGGCAAAAAAGGCTAGAGCATTATGGGATAATAATTCAAGCTGGACAACTATTTTTTGTAACCTTTGTGTGGAATAGATTCAACTCGCGAATAGAAATAGAGGTGCTGCCTTTAGTACCGAAGGTTGGACCAATCTAGTGACCAAATTTTGTGATGAGACCGGTCAAAATTATGATAGGGACCAATTAAAAAGTAGGTGGGATGTATTAAAAGGTGATTGGAGAGTGTGGGAACAATTGAGGAATCTTGACATAGGTTTAGGTTGGGATGCAGTGAAGGGAACGATTCATGCTACTAATGATTGGTGGGACTGAAAGTTGAAGGTGAGTTgagtattttattaatatgtagtTAGTTGGAgatagtttttttatattattgttatatgAGTGAAATTACAATTACATTTTGTAGGAATTACCCAAAGCTAAAAAATTTCGAGAGAAAGGTCTACAGAATCTAGAACAACTTGATATAATGTTTAGGGATGTTGCAGCAACTGGAGTAGCTGCATGGACCCCTTCTTCAAATACACTCCCTCCAACAATGCCACAAGAGGGTGCTGGTGATTCAGATGGTAGCTCCGAATTTAAGAATGATCAATGTGACATGAGTTTAGACATTGATAGTTTGCAACAAGGACATACTAGTCAATCACGTAGTTCAGGACAAAAGCGAACTAGTGAATCAATACCCTcacagaagaaaaagaagaagataggagGAGCTACAATGTTGGACAATCGTATTAGTCAATTAATAACTTTATGTCAGAATAAGTCTGAAGGTACTTCTCGAGAGTTACCAAGTTCAATTGATAATGTCATGACGATTGTGAGAGCACTTCCTGGAATGAATAGTAAGTTCGTGGTTCAAGCTTCCTTTATCTTACTAATGTTCCTAACTTTCAAGGAGCCAAAGTCACAGCTGGAGTGGCTACAAGGAATGATTTGTTTGAACCAAAAGAAGTGACCAACCTTATGTGGTACTTTGTATTAGTTTAGGACTAATATTAACTCTATGTTGTATTAGCTTACGACTAATATTAGCTTTATGTTGTATTAGCTATGTTGTATTAACTTTAAACTAAGTTATGTAATATTTAGAATTAGCTTTGGACTAATATATGTGTAATGTAAACACATTTGAAGCAACTGTTACAGTGTTATGTACTTGATGTTCTGAATTGTGTTGGTATGCAACGTGTTTCTAGTCAACTGTTACACCTTTGTTACTTTGTTGATTATTATGTTGATTTATATTAAGTATTAGCAATGGTTGATTATTTGTTACTTTGTTGTGTAGCCTAAACCAATATGGATGATTATAATGGTACTCATGAGAGTGACAATTTAATGGAACTATTAATGGATGAGGATTACAGAAATTATTGTGATTATCATGATGGTGGTGATTATAATAATGCTGACAATAATAATGATGGTgataacaatgatgatgatgatggtgataacaatgatgatgatgatggtggtgagAGTAGTGACAGTGATGATGACAATGACAGtgattctgatgatgatgatagtaaCGACGATTCTAATGAGGAGTTTTACCAGCTTGTGGCAATTACCTGTGAAGCAGTTGTGACATATTTCAATAAGTACATTAATAAGACTCCTTGTTATGATTCTGAACAAACAGGGTGGGCTTGGGTGAGACGTTGTATGGAAGGTAATGAGAAATTGTGTTACAACATGTTTAGAATGAAAGAGGAAATGTTTCTTAATTTGTGTCAAGTTTTACAACGTGACTTTGAACTTCAACATTCAAGGAATATAAGGTTAGAAGAGTCAGTGGCAATCTGTTTACTGATACTTGGTCATGGAACATGTAACCGAATGGTTCAAGAAATATTTCAGCATTTGGGTGAAACCATAAGTAAACATTTTGAGAAAATGATCACTCTGTTGGGTGCTCGCTTTGCAGCTGCATATGTAAAGCCTTCGGATCCAACTTTTAGTGAAGTTCCAACCAAAATACAAGACCATCCAATTTATTGGCCACATTTCAAAGTATGTGTACTACTGTATATTTGAATAAGTGTTATTGTCTATAAGATAATACAATGCATGTGGAACTGAAaactattaatgtttttattaggATTGCATCGGTGCGATTGATGGCACACATGTGACAGCGGTTGTACCTACTGAGAAGTCCATTCCATACTTTGGAAGAAAGGGATATCCAACCCAAAATGTGATGGCTGCATGTGACTTTGATATGTTATTCACATTTGTTTTGCCTGGATGGGAAGGTGCAGCACACGAcactcacatttttcttgataCTATTCGTAAACAGAGTAACAACTTTCCGCACCCACCACCAAGTTTGTAATTGGTTAATCAATTGTTCATTATAATGACATATTGTATGAGTGTGTTaatacaattgaatttttttttctagggaaATATTATGTAGTTGATTTTGGATACCCAATGATGAAAGGCTATTTGGCACCATACAAGGGAATAGCATACCATCTTCAAGACTTTCGAAGGAGAGGTGGAAGCCCTAGAACTAGAcatgaaaattttaatcatGCTCACTCATCTCTTCGATGTACGATTAAGCGCACTTTTGGTGTGTGGAAGAATAAATTGAGAATTATCAAAAACATGCCATCTTTTCCATTCCATATCCAAATACTTATTGTATTTGCTACTATGGCTCTTCATAATTTTGTTAGACTAAATGATAGGGATGATAAGGGCTTCATAAACGCCAATCGAGATTCAATTTCTAGAAGAGAACATAATGGTGAAGCAAATAGCAGTTATGAGCAGAACTCAGGATCTTTAACAGACCCTGCAATGGTGGTTCTTCGTGATTCCATTGCTAATTCCATTTGGGGGGATAATAATTAgtagttgtctttttttttttttataatattatgtagtacaatttaaacttgggttattggtatgtattttatcatcttttttacatttttgtgttgtacaatttaaacttgggttattgatatgtattttatatgtttttacattttaatgtagtacaatttaaacttagattatttgtgtatattttatcatctttttacatttttattttgtgcttcatgATAATggaaattatttagatttaattaatattaataagaagtcaataatagtaataacaaataattatgacactaaaaaagaaaaattgcccaaacattattaaaataataccaattatatattattattattattattattattatttagtaagtagtatatgaaatagatgatttaataagtatgaaataaactcacataaaaaaaaaattttaaaaaaaagtgtgaaataaattctcttatatatacattgtcttttttggtaatttatccctcaaactaccacttttataagtgctagccaaacactcagctttttcattacgcactttttaacagcttttaccaaacactcaactttttgaaactccactttcTCATTATgtacttttaacaaaacttcattttttcattatgcacttttacaaaaagctgaaccaaacccATCCTAAATCAACTTATGCACGTTGATAGTGCATCCGCATTATTTTATTGTCTTATAAtctttttaaaaagtcaaaccGGAACCAGATCAGTTAGATAAATAGGCTGAACTGAAGCCTCCAAAAAAACCACCTTCTCTTTTTCTAGTGAGGCACCAactcaaagcaaaaaaaaaaaaaaaaaaggaacacccaACCCACACTATCTGCCTCACATAGAGACTAGAGAGTGGAAAATCGATGGAAAAGATAGAACACACAACCATAACCACAAATGGCATTAACATGCACGTCGCGTCAATAGGGACAGGTCCAGTGATTCTCTTCGTCCATGGCTTCCCTGAACTTTGGTACTCATGGCGCCACCagcttctctccctctcttcccATGGCTACCGTTGCATTGCCCCTGACCTCCGTGGATATGGTGACACTGATGCTCCGCCCTCCGCCGCCTCCTACACCGTGTTTCACATCGTCGGTGACCTTGTTGGCCTTATTGACCATCTGGGTATCGACCAGGTCTTCTTGGTTGGCCATGACTGGGGAGCTATCATAGCCTGGAATTTTTGCTTGTTCAGGCCTGACCGAATCAAAGCACTGGTCAACACGAGTGTGGTGTGGTTTCCTAGGAACCCAACTATAAATCCTGTGGATGGATTTAGGGCTGTGTTTGGTGATGATTACTACGTTTGCAGGTTTCAGGTAATTCACTTTTACTCTCTAATTGATGCAGCAGTTACTTTGTCCAAGTGTACGAGGGGATTGAGGGATTTCTCTTCCTCATTTTGGGAAATCTTAGATCTGTGGTGAATGAGATTTGGTGAAACTTTCAGAGATTTGTGGGTTGAATAAAATTTGGGGAGGTAAGAAAAGCAACATGAGAAGGGTGGAGGAAGGTATtttggtttgaactttgaactgtTTGTTGCAGAGAGATGAACGGGCTTTGCAGAGAGAGTGACAAAGTAGAGAGAGACGAATGAAAGGTGATGAGGAATTGTCAAATTGGAATCATTGGATTCTGA
This region includes:
- the LOC126708171 gene encoding uncharacterized protein LOC126708171 yields the protein MMKGYLAPYKGIAYHLQDFRRRGGSPRTRHENFNHAHSSLRCTIKRTFGVWKNKLRIIKNMPSFPFHIQILIVFATMALHNFVRLNDRDDKGFINANRDSISRREHNGEANSSYEQNSGSLTDPAMVVLRDSIANSIWGDNN
- the LOC126709668 gene encoding uncharacterized protein LOC126709668; the encoded protein is MVQEIFQHLGETISKHFEKMITLLGARFAAAYVKPSDPTFSEVPTKIQDHPIYWPHFKDCIGAIDGTHVTAVVPTEKSIPYFGRKGYPTQNVMAACDFDMLFTFVLPGWEGAAHDTHIFLDTIRKQSNNFPHPPPSL